Proteins encoded by one window of Cellvibrio sp. KY-GH-1:
- the folP gene encoding dihydropteroate synthase: MLSASGSSILLCGKHKLDLSRPQVMGILNTTPDSFSDGGNSYCDNRLSIDIALRRAEQMLVDGASIIDVGGESTRPGAASVSEQEELDRVVPVVDALVNKLDALVSVDTSTAKVIRESARYGAGMINDVRALLRDGALLAVAETDLPICLMHMQGQPNTMQDGPAYDDVVADVRRFLQGRIDACHAQGITRERIILDPGFGFGKTLAHNLALLQRLSEFTDLGYPLLVGMSRKSMLGQLLGRSVDERLPGSLALAILAAQRGAAIIRVHDVAATVDVLKVLSAANG; the protein is encoded by the coding sequence ATGTTATCTGCATCTGGTTCATCGATCCTTCTTTGTGGAAAACACAAACTGGATTTATCTCGCCCTCAGGTGATGGGAATTCTCAACACTACTCCTGATTCGTTTTCAGACGGCGGTAATAGCTACTGTGATAATCGTTTGTCGATTGATATTGCCCTAAGAAGGGCAGAGCAAATGTTGGTGGATGGTGCGTCTATTATTGATGTGGGTGGTGAATCCACCAGGCCAGGCGCTGCTAGTGTATCTGAACAGGAAGAGTTAGATAGGGTCGTCCCGGTAGTTGACGCATTGGTTAATAAATTGGACGCGCTGGTTTCCGTGGACACCAGCACGGCCAAAGTTATTCGCGAATCTGCAAGGTATGGAGCAGGGATGATCAATGATGTGCGTGCACTACTACGGGATGGTGCATTGCTCGCTGTGGCGGAAACAGATTTGCCGATTTGCTTAATGCATATGCAAGGGCAGCCAAATACGATGCAGGATGGTCCTGCGTATGATGATGTTGTGGCTGATGTTCGGCGTTTTTTACAGGGGCGGATAGATGCTTGCCATGCACAGGGAATTACCAGAGAGCGCATTATTTTAGATCCCGGATTTGGCTTTGGTAAAACACTCGCGCATAATCTCGCCCTTTTGCAGCGGCTATCCGAGTTTACTGATCTGGGTTATCCGCTTCTGGTCGGCATGTCCCGTAAATCCATGCTAGGGCAATTATTGGGCCGTTCAGTTGATGAGCGTTTGCCGGGCAGTTTGGCGTTAGCGATTTTGGCGGCTCAGCGCGGGGCAGCGATCATTCGTGTACATGATGTGGCTGCTACGGTTGATGTACTGAAAGTCCTTTCGGCAGCAAATGGTTAA
- the carA gene encoding glutamine-hydrolyzing carbamoyl-phosphate synthase small subunit, protein MTTQESLPAPKKAILVLADGSVFRGAAIGAEGLSVGEVVFNTAITGYQEILTDPSYAQQIVTLTYPHIGNTGTNAEDEECERIWATGLVIRDLPLLASNFRNQESLSDYLKARNVIGIADIDTRRLTRLLRDKGAQNGCLMAGDDIDETKALAAAKAFGGLKGLDLAKEVTVSEPYSWNESSWKLGEGHTALTGAKKFKVVAYDFGVKRNILRMLADRGCDLTVVPAKTTAAEVLAMNPDGIFLSNGPGDPEPCTYAIEAIKSFLETDIPVFGICLGHQLLALASGAQTIKMKFGHHGGNHPVQNLDTKRVLITAQNHGFAVEESSLPANLRATHKSLFDGSLQGIHRTDKPAFSFQGHPEASPGPHEADTLFDHFIELMQARKS, encoded by the coding sequence TTGACTACTCAGGAATCCCTTCCTGCCCCGAAGAAGGCCATTTTGGTCCTTGCCGATGGTAGTGTGTTTCGTGGTGCCGCTATTGGTGCCGAGGGTTTATCTGTTGGTGAGGTGGTATTCAATACTGCAATCACCGGTTATCAGGAAATTCTTACCGATCCATCCTATGCCCAGCAAATCGTTACGCTGACTTATCCTCATATCGGCAACACCGGTACCAATGCGGAAGATGAAGAGTGCGAACGCATTTGGGCGACTGGCCTGGTTATTCGCGATTTGCCGCTGCTGGCGAGTAACTTCCGTAATCAGGAAAGCCTTTCTGACTATTTGAAGGCGCGCAATGTGATTGGCATCGCGGATATCGATACCCGTCGCTTGACCCGCTTGCTGCGCGACAAAGGTGCGCAAAACGGCTGCTTGATGGCCGGCGATGACATTGATGAAACCAAGGCGCTGGCTGCGGCAAAAGCTTTCGGTGGCCTCAAGGGTTTGGATTTAGCTAAAGAAGTGACTGTCAGTGAGCCCTATAGCTGGAATGAAAGCAGCTGGAAACTGGGTGAGGGTCACACCGCGCTGACTGGCGCCAAGAAATTTAAAGTAGTCGCCTACGATTTTGGTGTTAAACGTAACATCCTGCGTATGTTGGCTGATCGCGGTTGTGATCTGACTGTCGTTCCGGCAAAAACTACCGCTGCCGAGGTTCTGGCAATGAACCCGGATGGCATTTTCCTCTCCAATGGTCCTGGCGATCCTGAGCCATGCACTTATGCGATCGAGGCCATCAAATCGTTTTTGGAAACGGATATACCAGTATTCGGTATTTGCCTGGGGCATCAACTCCTGGCGTTAGCGTCTGGTGCGCAAACTATCAAGATGAAGTTTGGCCATCATGGTGGCAACCATCCGGTGCAAAACCTGGATACCAAGCGTGTATTGATCACAGCGCAGAACCACGGTTTCGCGGTGGAAGAGAGCAGCTTGCCTGCGAACCTGCGTGCGACTCACAAGTCATTGTTCGATGGTTCCCTGCAAGGTATTCATCGCACCGACAAGCCAGCGTTCAGCTTCCAGGGGCATCCTGAGGCGAGCCCCGGCCCGCACGAAGCCGATACCCTGTTCGACCACTTTATTGAATTGATGCAAGCCCGCAAGTCTTAA
- the carB gene encoding carbamoyl-phosphate synthase large subunit, protein MPKRTDINSILILGAGPIVIGQACEFDYSGAQACKALREEGYRVILVNSNPATIMTDPAMADATYIEPIEWQTVAKIIEKERPDVILPTMGGQTALNCALALAKNGVLEKYNVELIGAKEEAINMAEDRNLFDQAMKRIGLSCARAKIVHSLEEAKEAPKEFGFPCIIRPSFTMGGSGGGIAYNWDEFEEICTRGLDLSPTNELLIDESLLGWKEYEMEVVRDKNDNCIIVCSIENFDPMGVHTGDSITVAPAQTLTDKEYQIMRNASIAVLREIGVETGGSNVQFAVNPVDGRMVVIEMNPRVSRSSALASKATGFPIAKIAAKLAVGYTLDELKNDITGGATPASFEPSIDYVVTKVPRFTFEKFGDADARLTTQMKSVGEVMAIGRTFQESLQKALRGLEVGSAGFESKVDYTTEEGAAKVRRELTTAGAERIWYVGDAFRMGMSVNDAFNLSKIDPWFLVQIKELIDIEQSLRSKSLNDLDADKFFQLKRKGFSDKRLALLLGSTEKAVRHHRQGLNIRPAYKRVDTCAAEFSTSTAYMYSTYEEECEANPSDKKKILVIGGGPNRIGQGIEFDYCCVHAALAMREDGYETIMVNCNPETVSTDYDTSDRLFFEPVTLEDVLEIVHKEKPVGVIVQFGGQTPLKLARALEAEGVPIIGTSPDAIDKAEDRERFQQMINKLGLLQPPNAIVRSLEEALLAADKVGYPLVVRPSYVLGGRAMEIVYKEDELRTYMRTAVQVSEDAPVLLDHFLNNAIEVDIDSVSDGKQVVIGGIMQHIEQCGVHSGDSACSLPPYSLPANVQDDMREIVKKMAIELGVIGLMNTQLAYQDGKIYVIEVNPRASRTVPFVSKCIGVSLAKVAARCQAGVSLEAQGFTKEIIPDYYSVKEAVFPFNKFPAVDPILGPEMKSTGEVMGVGNTFGEAYGKSQLGANNRIPTSGTAFISVRDMDKDGIVSVGKDLAELGFKLVATRGTADVLQQAGLTVQVVNKVQEGRPHIVDMIKNDEIDLIINTVEGRQATRDSSSIRRSAENHRVYYNTTLAAGFAVCMSLKEVKDIEVRRLQDLHTRIK, encoded by the coding sequence ATGCCAAAACGTACCGACATAAATAGTATTTTGATTCTCGGCGCTGGCCCGATTGTTATCGGCCAGGCTTGTGAGTTCGACTACTCTGGCGCCCAAGCCTGTAAAGCACTGCGTGAAGAGGGTTACCGTGTAATTCTGGTTAACTCCAACCCTGCAACTATCATGACTGACCCCGCGATGGCGGATGCAACTTATATCGAGCCGATCGAGTGGCAAACGGTTGCGAAGATCATTGAGAAAGAGCGCCCCGATGTAATCCTGCCCACCATGGGTGGCCAGACTGCATTGAACTGCGCGCTGGCACTGGCGAAAAACGGCGTGCTGGAAAAATACAATGTTGAATTGATTGGCGCGAAAGAAGAAGCCATTAACATGGCGGAAGACCGCAACCTGTTTGATCAGGCGATGAAGCGTATTGGTCTTTCTTGTGCGCGCGCGAAAATTGTTCACAGCCTGGAAGAAGCGAAAGAAGCACCGAAAGAATTCGGCTTTCCCTGCATTATTCGCCCGTCGTTCACCATGGGTGGTTCCGGTGGCGGCATCGCTTACAACTGGGACGAGTTTGAAGAAATTTGTACGCGCGGTCTGGATTTATCGCCCACCAACGAATTGTTGATCGACGAATCGCTGCTCGGTTGGAAAGAGTACGAGATGGAAGTGGTGCGCGATAAAAACGATAACTGCATTATCGTTTGCTCCATCGAAAACTTTGATCCGATGGGCGTTCATACCGGCGACTCGATTACCGTAGCACCAGCGCAAACCCTTACCGATAAGGAATACCAAATCATGCGTAATGCATCGATTGCGGTATTGCGTGAAATCGGCGTAGAAACTGGTGGTTCCAACGTGCAATTCGCCGTTAACCCGGTTGATGGTCGTATGGTTGTTATTGAGATGAACCCGCGTGTATCGCGTTCATCGGCGCTCGCATCAAAAGCAACTGGTTTCCCGATTGCAAAAATTGCTGCAAAACTTGCAGTAGGTTACACACTTGATGAATTGAAAAATGACATCACTGGCGGTGCAACTCCAGCATCGTTTGAGCCGTCAATCGATTATGTGGTTACCAAAGTGCCGCGCTTCACCTTTGAAAAATTCGGTGATGCGGATGCGCGTTTGACGACACAAATGAAATCCGTTGGCGAAGTGATGGCGATTGGCCGTACTTTCCAGGAGTCCTTGCAAAAAGCCCTGCGTGGTTTAGAAGTTGGCTCGGCCGGCTTTGAATCTAAAGTTGATTACACTACCGAAGAAGGCGCTGCAAAAGTTCGCCGCGAATTGACGACCGCTGGTGCTGAGCGCATTTGGTATGTGGGCGATGCATTCCGCATGGGCATGAGTGTTAACGATGCGTTCAATCTTTCCAAAATCGATCCATGGTTTTTGGTGCAAATCAAAGAGTTGATTGATATCGAACAATCTCTGCGTAGTAAATCATTGAATGATTTGGATGCAGATAAGTTTTTCCAACTGAAGCGCAAAGGTTTTTCTGACAAGCGTTTGGCGTTGCTGTTGGGTTCAACAGAAAAAGCTGTGCGTCATCATCGCCAGGGATTGAATATTCGCCCGGCCTACAAACGTGTTGACACTTGTGCAGCTGAATTTTCTACCTCAACCGCGTACATGTATTCCACTTACGAAGAAGAGTGTGAAGCTAACCCGAGCGATAAGAAAAAGATCCTGGTAATTGGCGGTGGCCCAAACCGTATTGGTCAGGGTATCGAGTTCGATTACTGCTGTGTACATGCTGCACTGGCAATGCGCGAAGACGGCTACGAAACCATTATGGTTAACTGTAACCCGGAAACTGTTTCTACCGATTACGACACCTCTGACCGCTTGTTCTTCGAACCAGTAACTCTGGAAGATGTGTTGGAAATCGTCCACAAAGAAAAACCGGTTGGCGTAATCGTGCAGTTTGGTGGCCAAACTCCGCTGAAATTAGCGCGCGCGCTTGAAGCGGAAGGCGTGCCTATTATTGGTACCAGCCCGGATGCAATCGATAAAGCAGAAGACCGCGAGCGCTTCCAGCAAATGATCAACAAACTTGGTCTGTTGCAGCCGCCAAATGCGATCGTTCGTTCGCTCGAAGAAGCGTTGCTTGCCGCTGACAAAGTGGGATATCCATTAGTTGTTCGTCCGTCTTATGTATTAGGCGGCCGTGCAATGGAAATCGTGTACAAAGAAGATGAACTGCGTACTTACATGCGCACCGCAGTACAAGTTTCCGAAGATGCGCCGGTATTGCTCGATCACTTCCTTAATAATGCCATTGAAGTGGATATCGATTCTGTTTCTGATGGCAAGCAAGTTGTGATCGGCGGCATTATGCAGCACATTGAGCAGTGCGGTGTTCACTCCGGTGACTCTGCATGTTCATTGCCGCCGTATTCTTTGCCCGCAAATGTGCAAGATGATATGCGTGAGATCGTTAAGAAAATGGCGATTGAATTGGGCGTAATCGGTTTGATGAATACCCAACTCGCATATCAAGATGGCAAAATTTATGTGATCGAAGTGAACCCGCGTGCATCGCGCACTGTTCCCTTTGTCTCAAAATGTATTGGTGTATCTCTTGCGAAAGTGGCGGCGCGTTGTCAGGCAGGTGTGTCACTGGAAGCCCAAGGCTTTACCAAGGAAATTATCCCTGACTATTACAGCGTGAAAGAAGCGGTATTCCCGTTCAACAAGTTCCCGGCAGTAGACCCGATTCTCGGCCCGGAAATGAAGTCCACGGGTGAAGTGATGGGCGTGGGCAACACCTTTGGTGAGGCTTACGGTAAATCGCAACTGGGTGCGAACAATCGCATCCCAACGTCTGGTACAGCATTCATCAGCGTACGCGATATGGATAAGGATGGTATCGTCAGTGTTGGTAAAGATCTGGCTGAGCTTGGTTTTAAATTAGTGGCAACCCGCGGTACGGCCGATGTGTTGCAACAAGCCGGATTGACGGTGCAAGTTGTCAATAAAGTGCAAGAAGGTCGTCCACACATTGTGGATATGATCAAGAACGATGAAATCGATCTGATCATCAATACCGTAGAAGGTCGTCAGGCTACGCGCGATTCTTCATCAATTCGCCGCAGTGCTGAAAATCATCGTGTGTATTACAACACAACTCTGGCGGCTGGTTTTGCAGTGTGTATGTCACTCAAAGAAGTGAAAGACATTGAAGTGCGTCGCTTGCAAGATTTGCACACACGAATCAAATAA
- the tpiA gene encoding triose-phosphate isomerase, translating to MNGNLRENASLLAAITKGWQGERGADVVICPPYPYLYQSRECLQHSPILLGAQSVNEQDKGAFTGEVSASMLADLDCKFVIIGHNERRRMQHESDQQVAQKFVAVQKAGLIPILCVGESLQDREQGKHLETISRQLNAVFAHTGKDVFSNAVLAYEPVWAVGTGKTATPEQAEEVHKFMRAQLGVLADEVRILYGGSVKAHNAQQLFALADIDGALLGGASLDANEFLAICKAAE from the coding sequence ATGAATGGTAATTTGCGTGAGAACGCAAGTTTGCTCGCAGCAATAACCAAAGGTTGGCAAGGCGAGCGCGGAGCAGATGTAGTGATCTGCCCACCGTATCCTTATCTGTATCAGTCTCGCGAATGTCTGCAGCACTCACCGATTTTATTGGGGGCGCAGTCGGTAAATGAGCAGGATAAGGGAGCTTTTACTGGCGAAGTTTCCGCATCAATGCTTGCAGATTTGGATTGCAAATTTGTAATAATTGGTCACAATGAGCGCCGCCGGATGCAGCATGAATCTGACCAGCAGGTTGCACAAAAATTTGTTGCTGTGCAAAAAGCAGGTTTGATTCCGATTCTGTGTGTGGGTGAGTCCCTTCAGGATCGAGAGCAGGGAAAGCACCTTGAAACTATCAGCAGGCAATTGAATGCAGTTTTTGCTCATACGGGTAAAGACGTATTCAGTAACGCAGTGCTAGCCTATGAGCCTGTTTGGGCTGTAGGAACCGGTAAAACAGCAACACCTGAACAAGCGGAAGAAGTGCATAAATTCATGCGTGCCCAGCTTGGTGTGTTAGCGGATGAAGTAAGAATTTTGTATGGTGGTAGCGTTAAGGCGCACAATGCACAGCAGTTATTTGCATTGGCGGATATTGACGGTGCCTTGCTCGGCGGAGCCTCACTGGATGCCAACGAGTTTTTAGCAATATGTAAGGCTGCTGAATAA
- the greA gene encoding transcription elongation factor GreA yields MSTKFPMTEQGAEKLRLELEDLKKVQRPRIVQAIAEAREHGDLKENAEYSAAREQQSFCEGRINEIEGKLGNAQIIDVTKIPHSGKVLFGTTVTIINLDTDQSMKYQIVGDDEADVKSNKISVNSPIARALVGKEEGDVVVVKAPGGDVDYEIDKVEHI; encoded by the coding sequence ATGAGTACAAAATTTCCGATGACCGAGCAAGGCGCAGAAAAACTGCGCCTTGAGTTGGAAGACCTGAAAAAAGTACAGCGCCCGCGTATCGTACAGGCAATTGCTGAAGCGCGTGAGCACGGAGATCTTAAAGAAAACGCTGAATATTCTGCGGCGCGCGAGCAGCAAAGTTTTTGTGAAGGGCGCATTAACGAAATTGAAGGCAAGCTTGGCAATGCCCAGATTATCGATGTAACCAAGATTCCTCACAGCGGTAAGGTGTTGTTTGGCACTACAGTGACCATAATCAACCTCGACACTGATCAATCAATGAAGTATCAAATTGTTGGTGATGATGAGGCGGATGTAAAATCCAACAAAATCTCTGTGAACTCACCGATTGCGCGTGCTTTAGTGGGTAAGGAAGAGGGCGATGTGGTGGTTGTTAAAGCCCCGGGCGGTGACGTGGATTACGAAATCGATAAGGTAGAGCATATTTAA
- the glmM gene encoding phosphoglucosamine mutase, with translation MSRKYFGTDGIRGLVGEFPITPDFMLKLGWAAGCVLKDRFDGQNMILIGKDTRISGYMFESALQAGLINAGVDVGLLGPMPTPGVAYLTRTFKAQAGIVISASHNSYVDNGIKFFGGNGSKLPDELENLIEQQLEQQMSTAEKLGKARRIADASGRYIEFCKGTMPWGFNLKGMHIVLDCANGATYNIAPDVFTELGARVTPLFVEPNGTNINRSCGSTKPEALQEKVVELGADLGIAFDGDGDRVVFVDHKGEVVDGDELLYIIAAYQQEYAGGCDGVVGTLMSNFGFELGLKKLNIPFARAKVGDRYVIELMRENGWRLGGENSGHIVCSNVTTTGDGIISALQVLLAITTIGDSLHRIKKAMNKLPQIMINVHASKRVDLGNNEAIKSAVKLTEEKLAGTGRVLLRPSGTEPVVRVMVEGVDKKQVKELAQELAAVVESSLS, from the coding sequence ATGTCTCGCAAATATTTTGGCACTGATGGTATTCGCGGTTTGGTGGGCGAGTTTCCTATTACCCCGGATTTTATGCTCAAGTTAGGTTGGGCTGCGGGCTGTGTGCTCAAGGATCGCTTTGATGGCCAAAATATGATTTTGATTGGCAAAGACACGCGCATTTCCGGTTATATGTTTGAATCTGCATTGCAAGCGGGTTTAATTAATGCGGGTGTCGATGTTGGCTTGCTTGGCCCTATGCCAACGCCAGGTGTTGCATATTTAACACGTACTTTCAAGGCGCAGGCCGGTATTGTGATCAGCGCTTCTCATAATAGTTATGTAGATAATGGCATTAAGTTTTTTGGTGGTAATGGAAGCAAATTGCCCGATGAGTTGGAAAATTTAATTGAGCAACAACTTGAACAGCAAATGTCGACTGCTGAAAAGTTGGGCAAGGCTCGTCGTATTGCTGATGCGTCGGGTCGTTATATTGAGTTTTGCAAAGGCACTATGCCTTGGGGATTTAATCTCAAGGGGATGCACATAGTGTTGGACTGCGCTAACGGTGCCACCTATAACATTGCGCCAGATGTATTCACCGAATTAGGCGCGCGTGTAACCCCATTATTTGTTGAGCCAAATGGAACGAACATAAATCGTAGCTGTGGTTCTACAAAGCCCGAGGCGCTGCAAGAAAAAGTTGTGGAGTTGGGCGCGGATTTGGGTATTGCGTTTGATGGTGACGGAGATAGGGTTGTATTTGTCGATCATAAAGGTGAAGTAGTAGATGGCGATGAATTGTTATACATCATTGCTGCCTACCAGCAAGAATATGCGGGTGGATGTGATGGTGTTGTGGGCACCTTGATGAGCAACTTTGGTTTTGAGTTGGGTTTGAAAAAATTAAATATTCCTTTTGCTCGTGCCAAAGTTGGTGATCGTTACGTTATTGAGTTGATGCGCGAAAATGGCTGGCGTTTAGGTGGTGAAAACTCCGGTCATATCGTCTGCAGTAATGTTACTACCACCGGTGATGGAATTATCTCAGCATTACAGGTGCTCCTTGCAATTACCACTATTGGAGATTCACTGCATCGCATTAAAAAGGCGATGAATAAATTGCCGCAAATTATGATCAACGTGCACGCATCCAAGCGTGTGGATCTGGGGAACAACGAGGCGATTAAATCTGCTGTTAAATTAACGGAAGAGAAACTTGCTGGCACTGGTCGGGTCCTCCTGCGTCCTTCGGGTACGGAGCCTGTAGTGCGTGTAATGGTCGAGGGTGTCGATAAGAAGCAGGTAAAAGAGTTGGCTCAGGAATTGGCTGCGGTAGTGGAGTCCTCACTCAGTTAG
- the secG gene encoding preprotein translocase subunit SecG, with product MEKLVLIIHSLAALVIIGLVLLQQGKGAAAGASFGAGASQTVFGSEGSGNFFTRATWIIAFVFFATSFGLAVIAKNHSKVATQGIVVPATQQAPASEVPATSTAPASDVPAATAPSDVPAAQAPTDAAQVEEKKE from the coding sequence ATGGAAAAATTAGTATTAATTATTCACTCCCTCGCTGCGCTGGTCATTATTGGCTTGGTTTTACTGCAGCAGGGTAAAGGTGCGGCCGCAGGTGCTTCCTTCGGAGCCGGTGCATCGCAAACAGTATTTGGTAGTGAGGGTAGCGGTAACTTTTTTACTCGCGCAACCTGGATCATTGCGTTCGTATTTTTTGCTACCAGTTTTGGCTTAGCTGTTATCGCCAAGAATCATTCAAAAGTTGCAACGCAAGGCATTGTTGTACCAGCGACTCAACAGGCTCCGGCATCTGAAGTTCCTGCAACTTCAACTGCACCGGCGTCAGATGTTCCGGCTGCAACTGCACCGTCTGATGTTCCTGCAGCTCAAGCTCCTACGGACGCTGCGCAGGTAGAAGAGAAAAAAGAATAG
- a CDS encoding YhbY family RNA-binding protein — protein sequence MPISPERKKQFRTIGHKLNPIVTIAGNGLSEGVRAELNRALDDHELIKVKLAIAEREDRKEVVAELEALPNVELIQEIGKVVLLYRHNKKANPKLSNLHR from the coding sequence ATGCCTATTAGCCCCGAGCGCAAAAAACAATTTCGTACTATTGGCCACAAGCTTAATCCCATTGTGACCATTGCCGGTAACGGCTTGAGCGAAGGTGTACGCGCAGAACTTAATCGCGCCCTGGATGACCACGAGCTGATCAAGGTTAAACTGGCCATTGCCGAGCGCGAAGATCGCAAGGAAGTAGTGGCCGAGCTGGAAGCCTTGCCCAATGTTGAACTGATCCAGGAAATTGGCAAAGTAGTATTACTTTATCGCCACAATAAAAAGGCCAACCCCAAGCTGTCAAATTTGCATCGCTAA
- the ftsH gene encoding ATP-dependent zinc metalloprotease FtsH, with the protein MNDITKNLVLWLVIAVVLFSVFEGFNKQSGNNTLNYSDFIASVRDDRVQEVTIDGLVIEGTYKDNSTFKTIRPQVQDPKLIDDLYNHNVVIKGREVEQPSLLNQLLVASFPILIIIAVFWFFMRQMQGGAGGKGGPMSFGKSKARLLGEDQIKTTFADVAGVDEAKEEVQELVQYLRDPSKFQRLGGQIPRGVLMVGPPGTGKTLLAKAIAGEAKVPFFSISGSDFVEMFVGVGASRVRDMFEQAKKQAPCIIFIDEIDAVGRHRGGGHGGGHDEREQTLNQLLVEMDGFEGNDGVIIIAATNRADVLDKALLRPGRFDRQVYVGLPDIRGREQILKVHMRKVPLDERISASVIARGTPGFSGAELANLVNEAALMAARANKRLVTMEDFEKARDKIMMGAERKSMVMSEKEKENTAYHEAGHAIIGCVVPEHDPVHKVTIIPRGRALGVTQYLPEEDKYSYSKRSLESRLCTLFGGRIAEEMTLGLDGVTTGASNDIERATQLARNMVTKWGLSAKLGPLHYGEEEGAYPGMSTQQYSDDTSRNIDEEVRRIIDECYARATKILEDNRDILEAMKNALMEYETIDAEQVADLMARRKVRPPREWNDDDFNSHLRDKDSGESPAGPIGGPANTH; encoded by the coding sequence TTGAACGATATAACCAAGAATCTGGTGCTTTGGCTTGTTATTGCCGTAGTCCTCTTCAGTGTTTTTGAGGGCTTTAACAAGCAATCTGGCAATAATACGTTGAACTATTCCGACTTTATCGCCAGTGTGCGCGATGATCGAGTTCAAGAAGTCACTATTGATGGCTTGGTCATCGAGGGTACTTATAAGGATAACTCGACGTTCAAAACCATTCGTCCACAGGTACAGGATCCCAAGTTGATCGACGATCTGTACAACCACAATGTGGTAATAAAAGGGCGTGAAGTTGAGCAGCCGAGCTTGTTGAATCAGCTACTGGTAGCCAGTTTCCCGATTTTGATCATTATTGCCGTGTTTTGGTTCTTTATGCGGCAAATGCAGGGCGGTGCTGGTGGAAAAGGCGGCCCTATGAGCTTCGGCAAAAGCAAGGCGCGGTTGCTTGGTGAAGATCAAATTAAAACCACCTTTGCGGACGTGGCTGGTGTTGATGAGGCCAAAGAGGAGGTGCAGGAGCTGGTGCAATACTTGCGCGATCCCTCCAAATTCCAGCGTCTGGGTGGTCAGATTCCTCGCGGTGTATTGATGGTTGGCCCACCAGGTACCGGTAAAACCTTGCTGGCAAAAGCAATTGCTGGTGAAGCAAAGGTTCCTTTCTTCTCTATTTCTGGTTCTGACTTTGTAGAGATGTTTGTGGGCGTGGGTGCAAGCCGTGTGCGCGACATGTTTGAACAAGCCAAGAAGCAGGCACCATGCATTATCTTTATCGATGAAATCGACGCTGTGGGTCGTCATCGCGGCGGTGGGCATGGCGGCGGTCACGATGAGCGTGAGCAAACGCTTAACCAATTATTGGTAGAGATGGACGGTTTTGAAGGTAATGATGGCGTTATCATTATTGCTGCGACAAACCGTGCTGACGTTCTTGATAAGGCGTTATTGCGTCCCGGTCGTTTTGATCGTCAGGTTTATGTTGGTCTCCCCGACATCCGTGGTCGCGAGCAAATTCTTAAAGTCCATATGCGCAAAGTGCCTTTGGACGAGCGTATCAGTGCGTCGGTGATTGCACGCGGTACTCCCGGCTTCTCTGGGGCTGAGCTGGCAAACTTGGTTAACGAAGCGGCGTTGATGGCGGCGCGGGCCAACAAACGCTTGGTAACCATGGAGGATTTTGAAAAAGCACGCGATAAAATCATGATGGGTGCTGAGCGCAAATCCATGGTGATGAGCGAGAAGGAAAAAGAAAACACGGCATACCACGAGGCTGGCCACGCAATTATTGGCTGTGTTGTGCCAGAGCATGATCCAGTTCATAAAGTTACCATTATCCCTCGTGGCCGCGCGTTAGGTGTTACCCAGTATTTGCCTGAGGAAGACAAATACAGTTATAGCAAGCGTTCACTGGAGTCGCGTTTGTGTACTTTATTTGGCGGACGTATTGCCGAGGAAATGACACTTGGGCTTGATGGTGTTACTACCGGTGCCTCTAATGATATTGAACGGGCAACTCAGTTGGCGCGCAACATGGTAACCAAGTGGGGTCTCTCAGCGAAGCTTGGGCCATTGCATTATGGTGAAGAAGAAGGTGCTTATCCTGGTATGAGCACCCAACAATACTCGGATGATACGTCCAGAAATATTGATGAAGAGGTTCGCCGTATTATTGATGAATGCTACGCGCGCGCAACCAAAATCCTGGAAGATAATCGCGATATTCTTGAGGCAATGAAAAATGCTTTGATGGAGTATGAAACTATTGATGCTGAACAGGTTGCTGATCTGATGGCGCGTCGTAAAGTTCGTCCACCGCGCGAATGGAATGACGATGATTTTAATAGTCATCTGCGTGATAAAGATTCAGGTGAATCGCCTGCTGGCCCTATAGGTGGTCCTGCCAATACTCACTAA